The DNA segment GAATGTAAAAAACAATTTAGAGAAAATTAATAACGATATAAAAAATATTTGTCAAAAAAGCGGTAGAAATTTTGAAGATATTACCTTAATAGCTGTAACAAAATATGTTGGTGATGAGCGTGTGAAAGAAGCACAAGTAGCAGGTGTTCACAATTTCGCAGAAAATAGAGCTGTTAATTATATTGAAAGAAAAGAAAAGTTTCCTGAAGCTACTTGGCACTTGATAGGTAGTTTACAAACAAGAAAAGTGCGAGACGCAATAAATAAAGTAGATTACTTTCATGCTTTAGATCGTGAGAGTTTAGCGGTTGAAATAGAAAAAAGAGCAGAACACGTAATTAATTGTTTTGTACAGGTTAATACATCTGGGGAAGAAAGTAAACATGGTTTAACACCTGAAGCGGTATTAGAGTTCGTTAAAGGTTTAGAAAAATACCCAAAAATTAGAGTTGTTGGACTTATGACAATGGCTCCATTTCTAGAAGATGAGGCAACATTGCGCAGTTGTTTTAGAAAATTAAGGGAACTTCGTGATGAAATAAAAGGTTTATGTTTAGAATATGCTCCGTGTGAATTTTTATCGATGGGGATGAGTAATGATTACGAAATAGCGATTGAAGAAGGCGCAACCCATATAAGAATAGGAACAGCGCTAGTAGGGAATGAGTTGAAATAATAAGACGAAGGGAGGCTTATTATTGTGAATAAAAAATTAGTAGTAGAAGGGCTAGATATTACTATAAAATACCGTAAAGGTATGAAAAATATTTATCTTCGAGTAGAAAAAAATGGTGATATAGTTGTCAAAGCTCCTCTTAGAATGCCAAATTATATAATAAAAAAATTGATACATGATAATATAGCCGAACTAAAAAGACGTCAAAATAATATTATCAACAATTCACCTAAAAAAAGAGAGTATAAAACAGGGGAAACTTATTTTGTTTTCGGGCAAGAGCTGCCTGTAGAGGTTGTAAATTCTAATAAAAACACTTTGATAATAACAGAAGAAAAAATAGTATTAGTTGTAAAAGATGAAAACCAAGATAGAGAGAAAATATTTCAAAAGGGTATAAGAGAAAAACTTCGCCAGCAAAGCCTTTATTTTATAAAAAAATATGAACTAATAATGAATGTTAAGGCGAATGAGTTACGCATAAAAAAAATGAAAACACGTTGGGGGACATGTAATTTAGAAGCTAAGCGCATATGGATAAATGAAGAACTTGTAAAATATCCGATATCTTGTCTTGAACATATCGTAGTTCACGAATTAACACATCTTTTAGAAATTAATCATACTCCTAGATTTTACAAATTATTAGAATACTATTATCCTGAATATAGACAAAACGATATATTGATAAAAGACTTTAATAAATATCTAAATGGGAGATAATAGTAAAAATATAGTTAATTGAAGTTATTATTTTTTAGTGTATTAGAAAAAGCGCTAGATATTGTACCTGATTTGCTGAAGAATATATTGAGAAAACTTTTAGAGAGTACATTTTCCAACACTAACAATTGACTTTTTACTACATTTACTATATAATTAATCAAGAGTTTTTAGTATTTTATACTAATATTTTTGTAATACTAAAAAGTATTTTGGAGGAAGAATAAATGTCACAAATTTTAAATCAAGAAGATGGAAAAGTAGTTATTTCATTTTCAGCATCAAAAGAAGAGTTTGCGAAAGGATTAGATAGTGCATTCAAACGCGCTGTAAAACGCGTTAATGCGCCTGGATTTAGAAAAGGTAAATTACCAAGAGCCGTATTTAACAAAATGTATGGTGAAGAAGCATTATACCAAGATGCAGTAGATGCAGTGTTACCAGCTGCTTATACTAAAGCTATTGATGAGTTAAAAGTTTCACCATTAGCTATGCCAGATATCGATGTTAAAGAAATTAGCAAAGAAAATGGAGTTTCATTTGAAGCTGTAGTTACTGTAAAACCAAATGTAGAATTAGGTGAATATAAACACTTAGGAATTAAAAAAGAAGAAGTGGAAGTAACTGATGCCGATGTAGAAGAAAGATTAGAAAGACTACTAAGCAACCAAGCTGAATGGCAAATTAAAGAAGGTGAAGCTAAAAAAGGAGATATCGTAGTTATCGACTTTAAAGGATTCATCGGAGATGAAGCATTCGAAGGTGGAGAAGCTAAAGGATATGAGTTAGAGCTAGGTTCAGGTTCGTTTATCCCAGGATTCGAAGATCAATTAGAAGGGAAAGTTGCCCCAGTAGATACTGAAGTTAATGTAACATTCCCAGAAAACTATCAAGTAGCTGATTTAGCAGGAAAAGAAGCAAAATTTGAAGTAACAATTCACGATGTAAAAGAAAAAGTTTTACCAGAGTTAACAGATGAGTTTGTTAAAGAATTTTCAAAAGAAGCAGCTTCAACAGTAGCTGAATACAAAGAAAAATTAAGAGGAGAAATCAAAGTTCAAAAAGAAGAAGCGGCTGCAAAAGCTTATTCTGACAAAGTGATTTCTACAGCTGTTGAAAATGCAAAATTAACAGTACCGACAAAACTAATCGATCAAGAAGTTAATTCTATGTTCGAACAATTCGCTGGGAACTTATCACGTCAAGGATTATCATTTGAATTATATGAACAATTCACAGGTAAAGGTGCTGATGAGCTTAAAGCAGAGATGCGTTCTGACGCTGAAAATAAAATCAAAACTTCATTCGTATTAGGTGAAATTGCGGAAGTTGAGAAAGTTGAAGTAACAGATGCTGATATCGATGCAGAAGTAAAAGAACTTGCAACTATGTATAATATGACAGAAGAAGGTGTAAGAACACGTATTAGCGTTGAAGATCTTCGTGGAGAGTTAATCATCCAAAAAACTGTTGAATTCTTAAAAGAAAATAACTAATAATTATATGAAACAAAAAACAAGTTACTATTATAGAATAGTAGCTTGTTTTTGAAATTAAAATATACCCTTAGATAAATTTTCATCTAAGGGTATTAAAATTATTTTATTTATCTTGATCTTCTTGGAATTTTTTAGCGATAGTAGCTTCAAAATCTTCAGGGATAGAACGTTGTTTAATGATTATTACATCACATTTAGCGTATCTAACAATACCTTCAGATACTGAACCCATAAGCATACGTTTGAATCCTGTTAAACCAGAAGATCCACAAACTACTAAGTCAATTTCTTTTTCATCAACGATGTCTTCGCTTAACACGATTTTTGGAATACCTTGTTCAACAATACCAAAGACTTTAGTAAGCCCATCTTTTTTAGCAGATTCAACATAACTATCAACTAATTCTTTAGTACGTTTGTAGAATGAGTTGAAGATATATGGATCTGATAAACCAGAAGTAGCAATTGTCGCATCAATAACAGAGGCAATGTATAATTCTGCATCTTCATTTCTCTGTGCTATAGCTACGGCATTTTTAAAAGCCCACTCAGCTTGTTTAGAACCATCAACAGCAACTAGTATTTTAGAATATTTGTTTTCCATAATTAAAACCTCCAACCTATTTATCTTTAATTATATTATAACACATTTACACAAAAAGTAAACGCTATTTTCAAAAAAAATAAAATAACTTTAGTTCGTTTAGAGCTATAAATTAACCCTTTTTTTAGATTATTATTCTAAAAAAAGGGTTAATTATATGTTCTTTGGAAAACATATTAGCTGTTTTCATCTGTTACAGTAATAGTACGAGTTCGTTTGTGCTCCTTACCATCAATATTTATTTTATAAATAATATCATAAGTTCCAGGGGTAGTATTGTCTACTTGTCCTTCTATAATAAGTTCATCAAGATATGATTTTCCTGCTTTACGGGCAATAACGCCATTAGAACTTATATCTATCTCTTCTCCTATTTTAATAGAAGTATTTTCAGGAACAATAAAATAAAATGTTCTTTCAAGACGACGTTCAAGACGTTTTCTATATTTTTCTTCATCTTCGGCGCTCATTCTATCACGAAGTTTTTCATCCACTAAAGGCATAAGCTCAACCTCAGTATCGGCAATACAAATTCTACTATTAACAAGGGTGAATGTTTGAGTTCTACCGGGACCGCAGTATGATTGACAACCTATAATGAACTCAGCATTAGGAGCTTTTTTCTTAAGCTTAGGAATCAAAGTTTTAAGGTTAACTCCTAGGCAGGCATCACATACTCTAAACGTTACTTTGTCTTCAGTAACTACATCTTTATCATTTCTAGCCATTATATTTCCTTTCATCAATTTATTATTGCATTAAGATAAAAACAATTATATCACATTCTATAAATAAATAAAATTTTAAAACACAAGATTTTAATAAGAACAGACCTATGTTGAATATAATTAAATAGCTTATTTAGACACAATTTTTCTTTTAAGAACAATATTTGTTATTAACAATAAGAAAAACACTATAAAAATATGAATGATTATTCTAGTAATTAAACTTATAAAAAATTCTTCAGGGACCATTTTTATTAAATTAGATTCATCTGGACTAAGTAACCACAGGTCATTTGAAAATAAGATAGTGTGGAACTTAATCCAAAACGAATTGAAGTTATAAGTAATAATACCGGTAAGTATAGCAATTAACAAGATAAATATGGTTAAAGTTTTATTAAATGCTTTTGTGATATAAAGTAAAGTTTTAGTTTTTTTAGTAATTATAATGATTATCGTAGTTATAAAAAAGATTATCAAGCAAATAATCATCACCTTGAAACTAACATCATAAAGATGTTTAACATCAACCATGTGTAGTATATCTTTATCAGAAAACCAATTTTTATTTAATGAAGCATTACCTTTTAAATATGCTAGCAAATTTTCTGTGTTATCTATTAGTTCAGAGTTAGTTGTATTTATAGAAGGTGCCAAATTCTCCTTTTCATAGAAATTTTTATAAAAATCAAGATTAAAACAAGTATAAAAAATGATTGCTAAAATACTGAATATAAATAAAGCAAAGTTTTGAATAGTAATAATACTATAAGTGAAAAAGTTTTTCATAGTTGTACCTCCACAATAAATATTATAACATACCAATTAAATGTGTAAAAAGAAAAAATATATTGGCTAATAAATTGTTGAAAATATTATTAATTTATATATTTACAGCAAATAACGAAAAATAGTTTAAATAATAGGAATTTTTGAGTAAAAACCGTTTGCTATTATGTAAAATTATGTTAAAATGTATACACATAATTATTTATTTTGGGGGAAATCATGAATAAGTTTTTTAAGATCTATTTAGAATTAAGAGAACAAATAGAAAATAAGCAATACAAAGCTAATAGCATTTTACCAAGTGAGAATGAATTAGCTAAAAAATATAATGTTTCTAGGGAAACTATAAGAAAAGCCTTGCTATTGCTTTTAGAAAATGGTTATATTCATAAAATACAAGGAAAGGGTTCAATAGTTTTAGATGTTCATAGATATAGATTACCAGTAACGGGGATATTAAGTTTTAAAGAACGTCATCAATTCCAAGGTTTAGAAGCAAGGACAAAAGTAATAGTAAATGAAGAAGTTGAAGCTCCTGAATTTTTAGTTAAGTTAGGTGTTGTTCAACCTGGAGAAAAGCTTACTTACTTGTTGCGTCAACGTATTATCAATGGTGAGGCGGTAATTTTGGATAAAGATTATATTAGAAAAAATACAATAGGGAATCTTCCTACTAAACGTGTTGAAGAATCTTTATATGAATATTTAGAACAAGATTTAGGGATTAAAATTTCTTATGGAAATAAAGACTTTAAAATTGAGCCTGTAAATGGTGAAGATCATGAGTATATTGACTTAAATGGTCATCATCATATAGCAGTTTTGAGAAGCGATGTTTATACCGAGGGAACAGATTTTTTACATTACAATGAGAGTCGCCATAGAGTAGATAACTTTTATTTTTCAGAGTTTGCGCGTAGAACATCAAATAAAAATAATTAAATGTCAGATAAAAAGATTTTAAGAGGATAGAATCTTCTTAAAATCTTTTTTAAATTCTTTGTCTTAATATTTTCTATCAATTTAAAAGAAAAAGGCTAGTAATTTACAATAGTAATATTTAAAAAAAATAATAAATTTTTAAAATAAAAAAAGTAAAAAAAATAAGTAAATAATTATTGAAAAAAAGAATAATAGAGTGTATAATTATTATTGAGTTAGAAATTTCCGGGAAATATTTCGGAAATATTTTTTGTGGGAGAGTGAGAAAGATGAAAGTAATTTTCTTTTCATTAACAGGCAATTGCAAAAGATTTGTGGAGATGTGTAAACTACCAGAAGAAGATGTTATAGACCTATGGGAAATCGATTATGAGGTTGATTTTGACTATATACTAATAACGCCAACTATTGGTTTTGGAAAAGTCCCAGAAGATGTTGAGAGATTCTTAGGAGAAAATCACAAGCACCTAAAAGGAGTAGTGGGAAGTGGAAATAAAAATTGGGGAAATAGATTTGCGAAAGCTGCTGAAATAATAAGTGAGCAATATAATGTCCCGCTACTGATGAAAATAGAATTACATGGGAATACAAAAGATTTAATAAAATTTAGAAAAATATATTTGGAGAGTGTTGATAATGGAGAAATTTAATCATATAGAGCTTAATAATGAAGTAACTAAAAGAGGAGAAAATGGATTTTTCAAGTTAGAAAAAGACCAAGAAGCTATTGCAGAATTTCTTCGTGAAGTTGACTATAAAACTGTAAAATTCAGTTCAGAAATGAAAAGATTAAGATATTTAGTAGAAGAAAACTTCTATTATAATATTTTTGATAAATATATTGAAGATGAAATAGTAGAATGTCTAGAGCTTGCTAAAAATTTCAAATTTGAGTTTAAGAGCTATATGGCAGCAAGTAAGTTCTACAAAGATTATGCATTAAAAACTAACGATAAAAAACAATATTTAGAAAACTTTAATCAACACGTATTTATTGTAGCAATGTATCTTGGTGATGGAAATACAGCATTAGCTAAAGAACTTATGATTTCAATGCTTGAACAAAGATTACAGCCAGCAACACCAACATTCCTAAACTCTGGAAGAAGCCGTCGTGGAGAGTTAGTTTCTTGTTTCTTATTAGAAGTAGGAGACTCGTTAAATTCTATCAACTACATTGATTCAACAGCGAAACAACTTTCAAAAATTGGTGGGGGGGTTGCGATTAACCTATCAAAACTTCGTGCGCGTGGTGAAAGTATTAAAGGTATAAAAGGGGTAGCAAAAGGTGTTATTCCAGTGGCCAAATCATTAGAACAAGGTTTTGCTTATGCAGATCAACTTGGACAACGCCCTGGAGCAGGAGCGGTATACTTAAATATCTTCCACTATGATGTGTTAGAATTTTTAGATACGAAAAAAGTTAATGCCGATGAAGAATTACGTTTACCAACTATTTCTACAGGTATTATTGTACCGTCATTATTCTTTGATTTAGCACGTGAGAACAAAGAATTTTATATGTTCGGGCCACATTCTATTTATGAAGAGTATGGTTTAGTATTAGATGATATTGATATCGCAGAATACTATGATGAGTTCGTTGCTAATGAAAATATTATTAAGCGTAAATTTGATGCGCGTGATATGCTTAACCTTATAGCGCAAACACAATTACAATCAGGATATCCATATTTAATGTTCAAAGACAATGCAAACAAAAACCATGCACTTCGCGAAATTGGTCAAGTTAAAATGAGTAATCTATGTACAGAAATTTTCCAACTTCAAGAAACTTCTGTAATTAAAGACTATGGCGAAAGTGATGTTATCAAACGTGATATTTCATGTAACCTTGCTTCATTAAACATTGTTAATGTAATGGAAAGCAAAAAACTTAAAGAGTCAATCTATTCAGGCATGGATGCTTTAACATTTGTTAGTGATTCAACAAAAATTAAAAATGCACCTGGTGTAGTAAAAGCAAACGAAGAGTTCCACTCTGTTGGGCTTGGGGCGATGAACCTAAACGGTTACTTAGCGAAAAACTTAATCGCTTATGATAGTGAAGAGGCAAAAGATTTTGCTAATGTCTTCTTTATGATGATGAACTATTACACTATAGAACGCTCAATGCAAATCGCTAAAGAACGTAAAGAAACATTTAAAGATTTCGAAAAATCTGATTACTACAATGGAACATATTTCACTAAGTATATTACAAATGATTATCTTCCAAAATCAGAGAAAGTTAAAGAATTATTTGAGGGAATTTATATTCCGACAAAAGAAGATTGGCACAGTCTAAAAAATAGAGTAAAAGAAAATGGATTATACCATGCGTATAGAATGGCGATTGCTCCAACACAAAGTATATCATACGTTCAAAACTCAACATCAAGTGTACTACCGATTGTTGACAAAATTGAACGCAGAAGTTATGGTAATGCCGAAACATTCTATCCAATGCCATACCTTAGCCCAAAAACACAATGGTACTATAAATCAGCATTTACAATGGATCAAATGAAACTTATCGACCTAATGGCGGTAATCCAAGAACATATTGACCAAGGTATCTCTGTAATTTTATATGTAAATTCTGATATTACAACAAGAGAGTTAGCTAGATATTACATTTATGCTCATCACAAAGGATTGAAATCACTATACTACACAAGAAACAAACTTCTTTCAGTTGAAGAATGTACATCATGTTCGATATAGAAAAGAGAGGAATTATTATTAACTATGAAAGCAGTAAACTGGAATAAACAAGACGACCTAACATTTATGTACTGGCGTCAAAATATCGCTCAATTTTGGGTAGATACAGAGTTCAAAGTATCAAAAGATATTAAAAGCTGGAACGAAGACTTAAACGATAAAGAAAGAGATGCTTATAAAAAAGTTCTTGCAGGTCTAACAGGATTAGATACTCAACAAGGGGATAAAGGGATGCCTTTAGTATCTCTTCACACAGAAGATATGAGAAAACAAGCTGTTTATAGCTTTATGGGAATGATGGAGCAAATGCATGCGAAAAGTTATTCAACTATCTTTACATCACTTATTCCTAGTAAAGAAACAGATTATTTATTAGATGAGTGGGTTCCAAATAACGAAGAACTTCAATATAAAGCACAACTTATCGAAAGTTATTATCTAAAATTATTTAAACCAGAAGTGCCGACTTATGATTTATATATGGCACGTGTTGCTTCTGTTTTCCTTGAAAGTTATATTTTCTACAGTGGATTCTTCTATCCATTATATCTAGCTGGGCAAGGGAAACTTACAACATCTGGAGAAATTATCCGTAAGATATTATTAGATGAAACTATTCATGGAAGTTTTACAGGTTTTGATGCACAAGAGATTTTCAAAACTTTAACACCAGAAGAACAAGAAAAAGCTAATAAAGAAATGTACACATTATTACTTGATTTATACGAAAATGAGCTTAAATATACAAAAG comes from the Gemella morbillorum genome and includes:
- a CDS encoding M48 family metallopeptidase, with amino-acid sequence MNKKLVVEGLDITIKYRKGMKNIYLRVEKNGDIVVKAPLRMPNYIIKKLIHDNIAELKRRQNNIINNSPKKREYKTGETYFVFGQELPVEVVNSNKNTLIITEEKIVLVVKDENQDREKIFQKGIREKLRQQSLYFIKKYELIMNVKANELRIKKMKTRWGTCNLEAKRIWINEELVKYPISCLEHIVVHELTHLLEINHTPRFYKLLEYYYPEYRQNDILIKDFNKYLNGR
- the tig gene encoding trigger factor, giving the protein MSQILNQEDGKVVISFSASKEEFAKGLDSAFKRAVKRVNAPGFRKGKLPRAVFNKMYGEEALYQDAVDAVLPAAYTKAIDELKVSPLAMPDIDVKEISKENGVSFEAVVTVKPNVELGEYKHLGIKKEEVEVTDADVEERLERLLSNQAEWQIKEGEAKKGDIVVIDFKGFIGDEAFEGGEAKGYELELGSGSFIPGFEDQLEGKVAPVDTEVNVTFPENYQVADLAGKEAKFEVTIHDVKEKVLPELTDEFVKEFSKEAASTVAEYKEKLRGEIKVQKEEAAAKAYSDKVISTAVENAKLTVPTKLIDQEVNSMFEQFAGNLSRQGLSFELYEQFTGKGADELKAEMRSDAENKIKTSFVLGEIAEVEKVEVTDADIDAEVKELATMYNMTEEGVRTRISVEDLRGELIIQKTVEFLKENN
- a CDS encoding immunoglobulin-like domain-containing protein, encoding MVPENTSIKIGEEIDISSNGVIARKAGKSYLDELIIEGQVDNTTPGTYDIIYKINIDGKEHKRTRTITVTDENS
- a CDS encoding universal stress protein, with protein sequence MENKYSKILVAVDGSKQAEWAFKNAVAIAQRNEDAELYIASVIDATIATSGLSDPYIFNSFYKRTKELVDSYVESAKKDGLTKVFGIVEQGIPKIVLSEDIVDEKEIDLVVCGSSGLTGFKRMLMGSVSEGIVRYAKCDVIIIKQRSIPEDFEATIAKKFQEDQDK
- the nrdF gene encoding class 1b ribonucleoside-diphosphate reductase subunit beta translates to MKAVNWNKQDDLTFMYWRQNIAQFWVDTEFKVSKDIKSWNEDLNDKERDAYKKVLAGLTGLDTQQGDKGMPLVSLHTEDMRKQAVYSFMGMMEQMHAKSYSTIFTSLIPSKETDYLLDEWVPNNEELQYKAQLIESYYLKLFKPEVPTYDLYMARVASVFLESYIFYSGFFYPLYLAGQGKLTTSGEIIRKILLDETIHGSFTGFDAQEIFKTLTPEEQEKANKEMYTLLLDLYENELKYTKDIYGEIGLFEEVKDYVEYNANRALANLGYPGYFEDKEINPIIENAMNTSTKNHDFFSVKGDGYVVSMNVESIEDEDFIFE
- the nrdI gene encoding class Ib ribonucleoside-diphosphate reductase assembly flavoprotein NrdI — encoded protein: MKVIFFSLTGNCKRFVEMCKLPEEDVIDLWEIDYEVDFDYILITPTIGFGKVPEDVERFLGENHKHLKGVVGSGNKNWGNRFAKAAEIISEQYNVPLLMKIELHGNTKDLIKFRKIYLESVDNGEI
- a CDS encoding YggS family pyridoxal phosphate-dependent enzyme; amino-acid sequence: MNVKNNLEKINNDIKNICQKSGRNFEDITLIAVTKYVGDERVKEAQVAGVHNFAENRAVNYIERKEKFPEATWHLIGSLQTRKVRDAINKVDYFHALDRESLAVEIEKRAEHVINCFVQVNTSGEESKHGLTPEAVLEFVKGLEKYPKIRVVGLMTMAPFLEDEATLRSCFRKLRELRDEIKGLCLEYAPCEFLSMGMSNDYEIAIEEGATHIRIGTALVGNELK
- the treR gene encoding trehalose operon repressor, which translates into the protein MNKFFKIYLELREQIENKQYKANSILPSENELAKKYNVSRETIRKALLLLLENGYIHKIQGKGSIVLDVHRYRLPVTGILSFKERHQFQGLEARTKVIVNEEVEAPEFLVKLGVVQPGEKLTYLLRQRIINGEAVILDKDYIRKNTIGNLPTKRVEESLYEYLEQDLGIKISYGNKDFKIEPVNGEDHEYIDLNGHHHIAVLRSDVYTEGTDFLHYNESRHRVDNFYFSEFARRTSNKNN
- the nrdE gene encoding class 1b ribonucleoside-diphosphate reductase subunit alpha; this encodes MEKFNHIELNNEVTKRGENGFFKLEKDQEAIAEFLREVDYKTVKFSSEMKRLRYLVEENFYYNIFDKYIEDEIVECLELAKNFKFEFKSYMAASKFYKDYALKTNDKKQYLENFNQHVFIVAMYLGDGNTALAKELMISMLEQRLQPATPTFLNSGRSRRGELVSCFLLEVGDSLNSINYIDSTAKQLSKIGGGVAINLSKLRARGESIKGIKGVAKGVIPVAKSLEQGFAYADQLGQRPGAGAVYLNIFHYDVLEFLDTKKVNADEELRLPTISTGIIVPSLFFDLARENKEFYMFGPHSIYEEYGLVLDDIDIAEYYDEFVANENIIKRKFDARDMLNLIAQTQLQSGYPYLMFKDNANKNHALREIGQVKMSNLCTEIFQLQETSVIKDYGESDVIKRDISCNLASLNIVNVMESKKLKESIYSGMDALTFVSDSTKIKNAPGVVKANEEFHSVGLGAMNLNGYLAKNLIAYDSEEAKDFANVFFMMMNYYTIERSMQIAKERKETFKDFEKSDYYNGTYFTKYITNDYLPKSEKVKELFEGIYIPTKEDWHSLKNRVKENGLYHAYRMAIAPTQSISYVQNSTSSVLPIVDKIERRSYGNAETFYPMPYLSPKTQWYYKSAFTMDQMKLIDLMAVIQEHIDQGISVILYVNSDITTRELARYYIYAHHKGLKSLYYTRNKLLSVEECTSCSI
- a CDS encoding TIGR01906 family membrane protein; this encodes MKNFFTYSIITIQNFALFIFSILAIIFYTCFNLDFYKNFYEKENLAPSINTTNSELIDNTENLLAYLKGNASLNKNWFSDKDILHMVDVKHLYDVSFKVMIICLIIFFITTIIIIITKKTKTLLYITKAFNKTLTIFILLIAILTGIITYNFNSFWIKFHTILFSNDLWLLSPDESNLIKMVPEEFFISLITRIIIHIFIVFFLLLITNIVLKRKIVSK